DNA from Numida meleagris isolate 19003 breed g44 Domestic line chromosome 9, NumMel1.0, whole genome shotgun sequence:
GTGGCAGGGAACATCTTTGTGGGACAGGTAAGATCCAGGAGATCCAGCTCCTAAACCCTTGCAGCTGAGTGTGCTGCAGAAAAAGGGTACTCTCCTCTCTTCCTAGGAGACCCACAGCCCCGCGCAGTGACAGCagaggcttttctttctcacagaCCGAAGCCCCACTGCTCATCCGCCCATACCTTGCAGACATGACCCATTCTGAAATCCACGCCGTGATGGCTGGTGGCTTCTCCACCATTGCAGGCAGTGTGATGGGAGCCTACATATCCTTTGGGGTGAGAGCACAAGCAGCTGTATGCCTCGTTTTCCCTGTTTAGGGGTCCTGGCATGCCAGAACTGCCCTGGGCATGTGGGGTAAGAAGCCCCACTGTGGGTCTCCTTCCATAAATGAGATGAGGGCAGCTCCATGCCCTCATCCTAGAATGGCCAAAACCCCAGAGCCCTGCCAGGGATCCTTCATGTCCTTCCACAGCAATCAGGGCAAATCTCACTGCACCATGGAATAATGTAGCCTGGAAGGGCCCTCAGGGGTGGGATCTCTGGTCCACCCACCTGCCTGACCCTCCAGTGATGCTCTCACCAGTTCCTCACTGTGTCAGAACTGTGATATCTGGATGTGGCCTCAACCTGCTGGCTGAGCTCCTGCTATTTAAACATTAATCAGTCTCCTTAAAGAGGGAGCCAAGGGtgaaaggacagagaaatgaGGAACTGTGGTGCAGAGGGCAGGGGAGGGGTGACAAGGCTGTGGCTGTGAtatgctgctcctgctgggaggTCAGCTGCTCGTCACTGGGTAGAAGTCAGCAATATTCTTGCTCTGATACGGATAAAAGGGACAAGGAGGGGGCAAGGATCATCAAGGTGAAGTCGAACGAGAGAGATTAACATCTCTGAGGTTACGACTGCTGTGGCTCTAGCAATGTCTCCATCCAGACAAGCTACCCTACGCATCCTCAGTGGCCAAGATGGGAAAATCAGGCACATCTTCCCACTCAGAGCGAGCAGAGTGCCCTGGGTTGCTCCAAGCTTTGCTGGCCATGTGCTTGGACACCGCAGGGTCTGAGCCCGCGGTCTGGCTGTTGCAGATAGATGCAGCATCGCTGATCGCAGCCTCTGTGATGGCTGCACCCTGTGCCCTCGCCATGTCCAAACTGGTCTACCCCGAAGTGGAAGAGTCCAAGTTCAAGGGCAAAGAAAGCGTTCGCATCGCCAGTGGGTGAGTGGGAGTAGAGGGATGGTGCAGGGCAGCTGTGGGTGCAGTTTGGGCACTGCAGTTGGCACAAATTTGGGAGACCCTATAGTGAGGTCTGCAGAGTGAGACTGGCTTTACATGGGAGATGCTCGGCCACATGACCCTGCCAGGGTTTCTTTCCTCCCAGGGAAGAGCGGAACATCCTGGAAGCTGCCAGCAATggggctgctgcctctgtgggACTCGTGGCCAACATTGCGGCCAACCTCATTGCCTTCTTGGCTGTGCTGGAGTTCATTAACGCTGCCTTGCACTGGTTCGGGGAGATGGTGGATATCAAAGACCTCTCCTTCCAGGTACCTCCAAGTTCCCCATCCACCTCCACCTCTACCCCTGGCAATAGGTGCCCAAGCCAGGGGCTCTACAGAGGTTCAGCTCTCAGCTGTTCCTTCCCGGGATGCTCTCCCCAGATGATCTGCTCCTACGTCCTCATGCCCGTGGCCTTTCTCATGGGGGCAGATTGGGCAGACTCACCGCTGGTGGCCGAGCTGCTGGGGATCAAGATTTTCCTGAACGAGTTTGTGGCGTATCAGCAGCTGGCCACATACAAGAAGAACCGGCTGTCAGGCCTGGAGGAGTGGAGCGAGGGGAGGAAACAGTGGATATCTGTGAGAGCAACCACCACCTTTCTGGGTGTAGGGCAGGGATGGAACTGAAATAGGGCATGGAACCTGGCCAAGGGGGGTGCTAGGCAGTAGGAGGGTGCCATCATAATTTTGAGGATAAAGGGGCACCTGTGGCCATCTAGACTTTGACACCACTGCTAGGTGTGGGGTCATTCAGAAGGTGACAGTGAAACCATGTCCCACTGGTCCTGCTCTCCAGAGGGCCAAACTGTGATGCTCTAGGGCCTCCACCACGCTGTCAGCCCAGCTTCTCCCACGGGCGAGCTGCCCTTCACCTGCCCTTTGCTCCTAAAGatgctgaaggagaaaggaTTGGGGTGGGACTTGTCTCCATCCTGGCTGGCTGGGTTCGGAGCTACAAcacagtgctgtggggctgctgcagggccaaGGTGACAATCCCCTGCCTCTGTGCCCTCCAGGAGCGTGCTGAGAGCATCACCACCTTTGCGCTCTGTGGATTCGCCAACCTGAGTTCCATTGGGATCATGCTGGGAGGCCTGAGTGAGTGTGACCCATGTCCTGAGTGTCCGGGTATAGGGCAGAGGGACCTAGGGAGTGGGACGGATTTGCTGCCTTCAAGCCTCAGTGTTCAGTCTCTTACTAGCATGCAGGTAAGAAATAGGGCTTGCACAAGGTGATGTGGGTTATTTTGCACTGCATCCATGGGCAAGGCCACCTGTACATCACACTCACCCACTGAGCCATGGGGCACAAAACTGAGGCTCCAGAGGGCTCTGATGGCAGAGCACTAGATGGCTCACCACCTGGGACTTGGGACTTGTCTCTTATCTGTCCCTACCCCCGGACAGAGCCAGAGCAAGGATCTGACTTGCCCCAGCCTCTGCTTTGTCCCCGCAGCCTCCATGGTTCCTCACCGCAAGAGCGAGCTGGCCTCCATCGTGCTGCGAGCCTTGCTCACGGGCATCTGTGTCTCCATGCTCAACTCCTGCCTGGCAGGTAGGTCCCTGCCCACTGCCACCAGGAGGAGACAGGGCTGGGCAAAGAGCTGAACACACCTGTAAGTGCcactgcagggatggggaaggcTGGCTGCCCTCCGCATGGCTCTGCTAGGGCCTCCAAACGCTCTGCTCTCCATCAGGGCACCCTAGATCCCATAGCTCTGCTGGGGCTTCTCACTCTCATCTGGGCTGCAACTGGGACATTTTGAGGGTAGCTGTTAAAGCTTTGGGAGGAGCTCCCTGGCGTCACTGCTGCAACTGGCGAAAGGGATGTGGTGTGTGGGACCTGCAAGCACAGTGCAGGGACAGCGCAGTCAGGGTATGGGATTTAAATGCCTGGTTCCTCAGAGCCCCAACCATGAGGCCTTGTCCCCTAGGCCTCCTCTATGTACCAACAGAGGTGGGCAACTGCGTGACCCTCCTTAGCACTGCCAACTTCACCTCTACCAACTACGCCATATATACGTGCTGCAAGCAGCTGTTTGCAAGGTGGGTGTGCAGTGGGGACACAGGAAGGGTCTGGAGCTGTGCCATCCCACCTGGGGACTGAGGTGCACGAGCAACTGAACCATCACTTTTGGTGTGGGTTTGGCAAGGCAGCTCTTGCCCTGACTGTgcctctctcctcccagcacGGTGCTCAAGAACGGGACACTCTCCTTCACTGGAGACTGGGCCAGCGTGGTGGAGAGCGTGCCATGCCTGACACAGTGCTGTGGGCACTACAACCACACGTCCTGCATGGCATGAACCCAGAGACACCAGCCCCAAGGAGCACTGCGGTCTGCATAAGCTGGCCTCAGAGGCAGAAAAATCCCTGTCAGATTGACAGAAAGCACCATGCACTTTGCAACCAGTATCCCTAGGTGCAGGCCTCGTGACAGAGGAGAACTGATCCCAAATAAACTATAGAAATCGCTATGCTTGTGCTCTGCCTCCTCTCCGGTCCCAACTTCAGCTGTTCTATAGGCATGGGGTGTGGGATGTCTTGGTGGGGCTGCACCCCACCGCTGGAGCTCCCCATAGCTGCTGTTTGCTAGCGACCTTGCAAGCCAAGCGCCCATCAGGCATCTCCTGAAGGCCAGCCACCCTCTTCTCCCCACGGCAGGCATGGATGGGGTAGAGTTGTtgcttgaagccatttcctttcCCAAACACAAGCTGTCCTGTCCTGCCATGCTTGGATGCATCTCTTCCACAGGAACCACAGAGGGGAACAGGCCAGTTCTTCTCGCTTTATTGCACTCGAGCACCTCCAGTCACCAAGGTGGACACATATGTACCCCATTATTTTACAATGGCCCAGCAACAAAGCACCAGGGCCCCAGAGCATGGCACGCTCCCTTCCCTCCtttgccaggctgcagcaagccaCTGTTTCAGATTCCACCACTGTTGCCATGTTCAGAGTGGCAATGGTGTCACCTGTGCTCTGCGGCGAGACAAAAGAGGCTAGACCCAAGATACAGAGCTTTACTTTGCAGCGGAGCACCACTGCCTGTCCATCGCTGCCTCCAGAACAGGCCTCCGTCCTGCACCGGGGATGCAGCCACTGGGGTACGTGTGACAAGACGAAGTGACACTCATGTGTGACAGCAGTGCCCCACTCCCGCGCACCCTGTGTGAGGTAGAGCATCCTTACTCATAGCAGCACCACCGCCCTCAGCATGTGCCTGGGCAGGGGAGGCTGGGAGGACAGGTGTGCGAGCCCCCACCCCATGCAGCTACCAACACCCTGCCATGGGGCTGACACACACACCAGAAGCCCAAGCAATAGCAGCAGGCAGGCACGAGTGCTGCAACTCTCTATTAAGCCTCGCTGCAGTGAAATGTTTGTAATCAGCATGCAAGGGACCAGTGGGGCTCTGCTTTGGTTCACATCCTGGAGACCAAGCACTGTCTAGGCTTTACAGAGGACATGAAGAGGGACAGAAGTAGCAGCACATGCCAGGGCAGCATAAAAAAGCCACGAGGAAGGAGAGCCAATGCTCCCAGTCAGCTCAGGGGAGTGCTGGGGCACTGCCATGAATGGGGCATGGCACTGGCAAAGCCCAAGGAGCCAATCTGATGGCCCGTGCTTCGAATGCTCAAGCAAGCCAAGGGGAAAGaggtggaagaggaaaaaaagccccaGTGCAGAGGTGTGCACGGCCCCATGGTCTCCACAGCTGGTAGCAGCTTCTATAGAGAGGCCTGTGAGAGACCCCCATGAGCGGGCATCACAATGCCCACGActgtgctggccctgctgcaaAGGCAGCCGGGTGGCTCGCACTAGCACACATCACACAACGCAAATGTCACGAGCTGGGGCAGGAGCCAAAGGCAGAAGAGTGCCTTCGGGCTGCTCGGGCACAGCAAGGGTCCCCGCCAATGTAGCTCCAGCTACTGTAGGCAAGCAGGCCCGCTGGCATCGCCAGGCCTGAgtttggaggctgcctgggcctccgctgcttctgctgctctccGGGCACTCCTGGGGCTCACGGTAGTCTTGCGGGTGCCCTGGGGACTTGCTGTCCCCTTCTTCTGAAGCTGGGGGCTGGACTGGGCAGACTTCCTGCCCATGGAGGGGCTCTTGGAGCCCTTGGGCTTGACTGGTTCCAGAGTCTTCAGGCCCAGGATGTCACAGTAATGGTTGCACTGATGAGTCGCAGCGAATTGCTCCAAAAGGGAGGGGAAGCAGCTTTCCTTCAGCCCCTGGTACCTGCCAACACAGCCACACTCAGCTCCCCTTCACGCAAGGAGATGTCCCACCAGGTGGCGAGGACACCAGCCAGCTGCACTCAGTCGTCCCCCGTCacacaagcagcagagctgaggtcAGCGTGGGGACAACCCACACTGGCAGTTGGAGCGTTACTCACCCTTTGAGGTTGGTAGCTATTCGCACATTGGTCATCTTCCAGCCCACTCCTGCAAAGAAAGGGAGGACAACCAGTTCCTGCCCAAGCAAGGATGGGCATCACAGCCACGGGCTGATCACCACTCTTGGAGCAGGGCTCCAAGGCACATGGGGAAACAGGCAGGAGGTCAAGGCTGGGGCTATTTGTCCTCCTTTTGCAAGAGCAGTGAAGAGCCACGGGTATCAGGTgggaattatagaatcattggAATATCCCTTTACCTTCCATGTCAGTCACAAGGATGTTTCCGTTCGTCCACTGGTAGACCCAATGCTGGAAGGTGCAGCATTTGAGCACAATCTCCGAGGTGCCTCGAGCCACCAAGCTGCCATCTCTCTCAGTGACACAGTACTGCTCACAGGGCCCACCCAGGTCCTCCTCCATCGTGGCGTAAGGGATGTTGTTGGCCGGTCGGTAAATCAGGTACAGAGGAACTATCCTGtgtggcagcacacagctggggTTAGCACCAGCTGTTGAGCTTTTCCACCTCAGCAGAGATCTGCGCCTTGGTCTGAACTCTATTTTTCGCCTTCCTCCCCATATCCCTCCTCCATGAGAGTGGAAGAACAAGGTGCTGCCCTTTGGGATGTCCCCAGCACCCCACAGGGGACCCTCCCACCATCTCCCAAGATGCTCTGCTCTACTGtaaagccagcagagctgcagcgcCCTACTTACTCGGGCACTGCTCCAAAACCAGGGACGGCTCGGGCCTCGGCAGCAAAGATCTTGCAGTACTCACGACTGGAGTTTTGGATTTTACATTCCTGGAGATTCAAGCAGGAGAGTCAAGGCCCTGTTCCGCTGTCAACAAGCCCACACCAAAGCTGTGAGACCCCCCACTTGAGAAAGCATCCCTAGGGATCACTGCCAGCTGTTCCCCTGTCCCATCAGTCAAAGGACAAGCGAAAGATCTGAGCAGCTTTGCATTGCTCAGAGAGAAGGGCTGAAGAACACAGATATTGCCAGGGACATGGCTTGACCCAATAAGAGCATTcaaaaagtggaaagaaattaagaaagctGGGTACTATGAGATGGAGAAAACTGGGGGAGACCCACAATGGCTCCAGCCCACAGTACCCACCTGGATGGTGATATCATAGTTCTTCTCGATGAGGCTGTTCTCGTTCTTGGTCCCAAAGACTATGAAATTGTGCACTTTGATGATGCAGGTGCAGCCAGACTCAAAGACAGGCTCCAGGCCATAGATGGCTCTGGCACGGCAGGCTTTGCGCAGGAAGCCAGCACCCAATTCCATGTCCTCGCTCACCACACGCCCGAAGAACTTATCTCCCCAGTAGCCTGCATCAGCCAAGCCCTTTGCAAACACCATGGGCGTCATCTCGATCTCCTCTCCAACTGGTGGAAGGAAGAGCTGGTGAGGAGGGACAACAAAGGCACATCCTACCCATCCCACAGCAAGGCCGGGTGGCCAGGGCAGCAACTCATCAGCACGTCACCCTTACCTTCGATCTCCTCCCGTAAGATAAATCCTGACAACACTGGAGGAGACACAAAGCAGGAGAAGAGTCAGAGTTCTGCCAGAAAGTCACCCAGCCTCAGGGCCCATTGCAAAATCGTGCAGCTGTAAGAGCCACCAGGTTGCTGAGGGCACCTCACCTTCTGGGCTGAGCAGAAAATCGGTGGAGTCTGTGCCATACTCGTTGCTGATTACACACCGGTAGACCCCACAGTCCTTCTGGGATGCCTGCACAATGGCCAAGGCTGCCTGGCCCTCATCACCAGCACTGGAAGAAATCAGAGTATGGGGTCAGCCCTGTGCAATGTGCAGAGGCTCCTGGGGCCCTGGGCCTTTTGGAGTGCTGGCATGAAAATGAAGCCAGCCCATGGACATGCAGGAAGGCAGAAGCACCCCCAGCTGCTCTCCTGGCACCTCGCAGCAGAAAGAGACTTGCTCTGCCGTTCACACTCTTAGAGGTGCAAAATCTCCAGCCCTGCAGACTCAAGCTGGGGTTGGGCTACATGTTGATAAAGGTACTTGTCTCTGAGCGCAGCTGGGTCAGGGTTGTAGCTGCACTAATAAACCCTTGTTTGGATGGGACAGCTGGAAGCCAGAGTCACAGAGGTGTCCTGTTTCCTGCCATATTTTCAGGCATTCAGGAGTGAGGGCAGACACTACTCTCTCTCCAAGGAACCAGTAAAGCACAAGCTCTGCATGAGCAGAATGCCAGACTTCTCCAgactgcagctctgggctggtGGTTCCTCTAGTCAAGGTGGCAGAGATGGCAGtcagagctgattttttttgccatttggGTTGCAAGGAAGTAACTAGAGTCCCAGTTCTGTGGTTTGCTCCCAGCTCTCAAGCTCTGAGATGGGCATAGCACCTACCCAAGTTTCAGATCGACTCCTGCCCTACCCAGGTCTCTGCTAGTCAAAGCATCAGCCCTTGAGCCAGACTCCAGACGAAGCATTGGTGGGGCAGCAGTTCCCTGCGTGGGCAATCCTCCCTCTCTGGGCACTGAGAAAATACAGTTCACAGCAGATCATGTTGTGCAATGAGCTTCCCATGCAGCCGTAAGAGAAGGGGCACCTTATCCTCAGTAAACACAAGAGCCAGAGTACAAACTTAGGGCTACGTACAAGAACTACAACAAAGCGGAGCTGGAAGATTACCTCCTTTGTGCTTCTGCTACTGGGATCTCATCCTTGTACCACATCAGCTTAGAATCGCTCAAAATATTGAAGAACTGGCACCAAAGTTTCAGGTTTCCTGATGCATCGGAAAATTGTTCAGCCCTGATCTTACGAATCACCTGTGGAACTAAGGACAGGGTGTAAAGAGGTCGATGGTGAGAGACAtgatgctggctgcagctcaggggaCAGGCCAGccttccccagtgctgctgcttagGACTTTGGGGTTCAGTATCATGAGTACATCAGCACAATGTCATCTGGTACAAAACCAACTTCCCAGGGAAGGTCTCAGAACTCTAAATATGATGGGATGTAAGTGGTACAAACTTTCTCaatggcacagcactgcactgcttAGTGGGGCTCAGCCAGAAGCAATGCAGAACAACACTAGGCCAACATAGGAGGAAATGTAAATCTACTGAAGTAGGGGTTTAGCAAGATGATGTTTACTTTTGCATGAGTGCTGATTTCTGTGTGACTGGCTCCAGTAAGCACCTCAACACCAGGATGAAGTCCCTTCTAAGTCAGTCACCACGGCTCAAATTAGCCATGTGAAGCCTAGTGGTTTTGTTACAAGGGATGTGTTTGTGCACCTCCTGCACTTGGACAGATGAGCATCTGGCTCAATTTACACATACACAAGCACATACTTGGGATGGGCTTTTGGTTTTCATGTTGCTAAAGGGTGATGCTGAAAACCTTGCGAATTTACAAAACTCATATGACCCCAACTGGCTATTACTGGCCAGGGATCAGGGACTTTTTGTCAGCATCATGGGATTTACATCTTTCCTTACCTTTGAATGGGTTACTTGCTTTCTTGGactctgctggctgctctgctggcttaGCATCTTCAGGGACTTCATggtcactgctgctgtcacctgtGGGCTCCTCATACAACTTAGGAACCTCAAGTGTGGCCATCTTCTTTGACAGGGTTGGCGAGCGCTTCTCTGTAGGAGGGGATGGAGCCAGGGCAGGTGTCTGCAACAAGGCTGCACTCTTTCTGGATTGCCGTGGTGAAACAGTAGGGCTTCTTGTATGCCCCTGGCTCTCTGGGCttatctcctcttcctcctcaacTTGCTTGGTTTTTGGCAGGTATATTTTGCGTCGAGCCCCAGAAGCAAGTTCCTCTGGCGTGGCACAAGGGAGCACTGCCAGAGGGTCAGCAGGGCTCTCTTTCTCAGAGATCACAGGAGGCAAATTGGGTACACTATGAGGAGGCTGCCCCGTTCCTGCAGCCACCACACTGCCCACCACGATGGAAGGCACAGAGAGCTGAGGTGGCCCCTCTGCCTCAGGGGCCATCTTGGTGCGTCTCTTTGGTGGCACAGGCCTGCAAGCTAGCATCTCCTTGCTGGTAATGAATTCCTCGTTAATCATGCCTGTGATACGCCTGGATGTCCTGGGGGTCAGAGGCAAGTTCTCTGCTGTCTGGAAGAGCTGATTATTTTGTACCTTTTCCAAAACCCTCCTTGAGGTGCGGGGGCTCAGGCCTGCGATGCCTATTGCTGGGAGCGGGGCTTCCTCTGCCGCAGGCTGCTCCTCACCCCTGGGCTCAACATCTTCTCTCGTGGCATCCTTACTGCTATCTGACAACTGTAAAAGCAGCAGTAGATAGTTCTTCAAGGAGGAAACAAGGGTTTTGTGCTGCATTTTCTCCTCCAAAGTCATCTCTTGAGGTCTCTCGGGGCTAGGTAGGACCCGTGGTGCTTGTGGCTGAATCTCAGCACCTCTTTCAAAAATACCCAaagatgctgctggctgctggcttgGAGTTGTAGCCATCTgcattcctccttccttcctctgagGTACCACAGACTCCGGTTTGGCACCTGCCTCCCCTGAAGCGCTGGTTGGAAACATCTCCAGCGGGGCAGCTCCATTTATCTTTTTGGTTTCCATGTCTTTGCTCGCAGGAGACAGCAGCTGGATCCCAGATGGAACCTCCCCTGCTGTAGTCTCCATCCCTTGGCTGCTGCAAGCTGCAGGTGGTGCCTCCTGCACCACCAATGTACCCACTGCAGGAGTGGGGATAGGCTTTTCCTTAGCTACACAAACTGAAGCAGGAACTGATGTTTCAATCTCCTGAAGCCCCAGAGGCATCCCTACCACCCCAGGAGACAACTCTGCTAcactgctccctcctgcctctGCACAGGGCTTGCTCCCAGATGGCTCTACACCTTCCTCTTTGTTCTTCTCATCCTTTACTGCTGTCTGATGTATGCTTTTCTCAGGTGGAGTATCTTCTCCAGGCTCCGGAGGGCTCAATTTCTTTGGCAATGGCTCTTTAGTACCTTGGCTCTTGACCTCTTGATTTGACAGTCCTTGCTGGATCTCTCTGCCCTCAAGAGCATGGCGCTGTCCTTCTGCCTGCGCCCTAGGGacaggctgctccctgctggtCTGAGTGTGGtctgcagaaggagctggtGGCTTCGGTGGCTCCTGAAGCCTCAGCCTGGGGtttgttcttttcccagttCCCCTTGTCTCCTGGGAGACAGATGTCTCTTTCCTGAGCTCCTCTAGCTTGTTGGCTTGCTGACTGCTGTCTATCGTTGGGCCAGACACTGGATGTTTTAGGTCACTTGCAGACGGTCCTGCTGTTGCTGCATCctagtaaaaaaagaaaacaggaagtgAATATTATTTTACCACCTGCATCTGTTTAGTGGTGCTTACAGTCCATCACTGCCTAGCTTCTGCCTGAATCATCAGTCTTCGCCATTCGAACCTGGTATCGCTGATACTCACTCATCCAGGGCCTCGTGGCTTCGCCATCATCCCACAGCACCCTGTCACACTGCACAAAACggttttcctttccatttcatcCTCTAactctgctgcctttcagtgCCTTCCTTGCACACAGCCAAGAGGCAGGACATTCAGTGGCTTTAAATATAACCTCCTCCAACACGGTCACTTTCCAAGGAGCAAAACTTTACTATTTTCACGAGCCACTGCTGAGACCTTGTGTGAAACTCATCATGCTGCTTTTTAAGAGTCAGTACCCTTCCCACACTATATCTACTCTGAGATGGGGCAACTGG
Protein-coding regions in this window:
- the LOC110403838 gene encoding sodium/nucleoside cotransporter 1-like, with translation MARLEMEGNQITLDSLEKGTDNLAFSSLGEESLCEERDCPRDGSEEKRGEGNRRVASYCRKALQPAFKAKSFCKAHAKALRRVFWGLLGAAYLCYFTAACWLNFQRALALVIITAVVIFFACWSLFKKYCGAKVLTLLSPLRKCLQKSWPWLKWLLCVLLLGGLVTWLALDTARNPEQLISLAGFCVLVLFLFAFSKHHGAVSWRAVFWGLGLEFLIGLFILRTTPGIQAFQWLGDQIQVFLGYTKAGSGFVFGNTLIEEVFAFQSLPIIVFFSCVMSILYYLGAMQWLILKISWLLQVSLGTTPTETLSVAGNIFVGQTEAPLLIRPYLADMTHSEIHAVMAGGFSTIAGSVMGAYISFGIDAASLIAASVMAAPCALAMSKLVYPEVEESKFKGKESVRIASGEERNILEAASNGAAASVGLVANIAANLIAFLAVLEFINAALHWFGEMVDIKDLSFQMICSYVLMPVAFLMGADWADSPLVAELLGIKIFLNEFVAYQQLATYKKNRLSGLEEWSEGRKQWISERAESITTFALCGFANLSSIGIMLGGLTSMVPHRKSELASIVLRALLTGICVSMLNSCLAGLLYVPTEVGNCVTLLSTANFTSTNYAIYTCCKQLFASTVLKNGTLSFTGDWASVVESVPCLTQCCGHYNHTSCMA